The Syntrophorhabdaceae bacterium sequence ATCTCAAGACGCCTGCGTGCATAGAAATTGCCGTCGGAGTAATGGCAATCGCGGGGATGGCAACCGGAGACAAGCACGCCGTCAGCGCCGGTGAGTAGCGCTCTTACCACGAAGAGCGGGTCTACGCGTCCGGAGCACGGCACCCGGATAATGCGCAAATCCGTGGGCTGTTTGAACCGCCCCACTCCGGCAGTATCGGCTCCGCCGTAGGAGCACCAGTTACAGAGAAAGCCGACGATGCGCAGTTCCTTTGATGCTACGTCTGACATATGGCATTAACCTCCGAGAGGAGCTGATTATCCGTAAAATGCTGCAACTGAATAGCGCCGCAGGGACAAGTAGATGTGCAGACGCCGCATCCGGCGCAGACAGTCTCGATGACTTTGGCGACCTTCTTGCCACTCCGTAGCGTGTCTTCAACGATGGCGCCGAAGGGGCAGGTCTTGAGGCACTTAAGACAGCCCACGCAGGTATTCATATTGACTTGAGCAATGGCTGGATCCGACTCAAGCATGTCCTTGGAGAAGAGCGAGAGCACCTTACTCGCCGCCGCACTCCCCTGGGTCACCGA is a genomic window containing:
- a CDS encoding hydrogenase iron-sulfur subunit produces the protein MSDVASKELRIVGFLCNWCSYGGADTAGVGRFKQPTDLRIIRVPCSGRVDPLFVVRALLTGADGVLVSGCHPRDCHYSDGNFYARRRLEMLKRMLPFVGIDDKRFHYTWVSASEGQRWQQVVTNFTKQVHELGPLHENKEKAE